The genomic interval CTAATCTTAAAAggaccctaaatcaaaattaattaTGCATCTACAATCACCTCCAATCAAATCATTACACATCAATACTCAAATTCATTTATACTACCATCACAATAGCAGCACATgctaataatttttaaaaatgataaagcaaatcataatttttatattGCGGATTGATAAGGGCAAAAGTATTGTTTGGGTGGcgtgaaaaaaaaagaagactcTTTACAAGTAAATAAGATTTTATGGAGGTTTTATTTATCTAATTGCTGACACAAGGAATTGAAAATCTTACGTCACCCTCTTTCTAAACAAACTTTTCTTCCACCAAGGTAAATAATTTTCATTACTACTCTATGCATACTCATAATCAAAATTGCCCCCAAAAAGAAACATTTCCTAGGGTTTGGGCTTTCACCTGGTTGAGATATGTTTTGTTCTCTGTGCGGACTAAAATTTTCTCACCAAGATTTGATCTTTAATCTTCCCCTGGTGAGTGGTGAGACTGTTCATGAGTTAATCCTCCTAATCacgccttctctctctctctcgctctctctctctctcacacacacacacacacacacacacacgcacgcacacacacacgctCTTGGCAGCTACTGATCAATTTCTTAACGCGGAACTCGATCCATTATTTGATTGCCTTCACTTACATCCTTGGTCCCTTTGTCGCTCTGCAGCTCAAGGAGACGCAGCTTGCAaggcaaaagaaagaagaaagcaCGAAACCAAAGCAATGAGGTAATTCTTTAGATGTCAGGGCACACGGTCGCACTTCCTATGCCCTAATATCGAAAGTTTGTTCTGCGTTCTTTGTCGATATTGCTTCATTTCGTCAATAGTTCGAAACCCACGAGCAGAAGTTATTAGAATAGGAACCAAACGAAGTTAATGGCAGGATGGCCAATTTTGACAAATGGGTCTGCTTTAGATTGTGTGGAGATTATTCGGACATTTCGGAGCATTGGGTTTTGCCTTGATATTGATTCTTCGGTTGAAGGCGGTACAGGTAATTGCTATGACAAGCTTCGATGCTTGTTTGATCAGATTCTTTCGGTTTTTTTGAAAGAAGTTGTTCGTAAAGAATGTATTCGGCCTAGTCCGGTAATGCTTGGCGATGGTCGGGCTGTGGACTTGTTCAAATTGTTTTGGGATGCGAGGAAAAGAGGTGGATATGATTCTGTATCAAAGAATAATGAGTGGGCTTTGTTGTTGGAGGATTGTGGATTGGATCTTGGAGTTGGGGCATCAGTAAGATTGATTTATTATAAGTATTTGTTTCAGTTAGATCAATGGTTAAGACACTATAGTGATAAGAGTTTAGGGAATGGGCAGTGTACATATGGTAGGAGTTTGGGTGTGTTCTCTTTGGGGTTGAAGACAGAGTCCCGAGATTTTTTAACTGATGGGGTAGGTTGTAAGCCAAAAAATGATAAACTCATTCGTTTGGAACCCGTTAAAATTCACAGGAGCATCGATGATTTAGATACTCAGAAGAGTAAAATGCACATGTTGGCCTTGGGAAACATGTGCAAGATGCAGTGCGGTGATGGAAAAAGTCctaatgatgatgatgaaaaaatTTGTGATGACAGTGATGATGTAGTGATCTTGGAACCAACTGTTGCTATGAAAAATCTCTCTTCTCGGAAGAGAAAACGAGATTCTTTATCAGGAATGCTGAACTGGATCATCCAGACGGCAAAGCATCCCACTGACCCACCTATTGGGATGCTGGAAGATCCAGCGTGCAAGGGTCAGGGAAGAAAGGAATTCTGGGCCCAGGCTCTTTTGGCACGGGATGCTCTGTTGCTGAAGAGGCATGTTGATTCAAATGCGGAACGGTCTCTTATGCAGGTACATGTCATTTTTCATTCTCATTCTCTTGTTTTTTCCGCCCATTAATCTATGAATCTTGGATATGGGCTATTATTCAGGTATAATTAAACTACTTAATGTTTATCTCAGCTAAATTTTTTGCATTTTCCAAGAGCCCAGTTATGCCAATTTTCACGTGCAAATCAATGTTATTGATAAATTTATATGAGTGTGCTTCTAGCTGGATGGATTTATTAAACTGGGTTTAAATTCCATTACCTGTTTTCCTTAACATATTTAAAGCCATGAATTATTTCAACATAGTGCTTCATTATTCCTATCTCTTTAAAGATAAGCCTTGCCCATCTTGTTAACATGCTACCCAAATATGCTTCAGATGATTTGGTCAAATCAATGGGAGCTGATATTCATGGCCGATAGGATTCTGCTAAGATTATTTTAAGTTCGAACTGTAGAAGACTAAGATGTGTTTTGCCTGTGAATAAAATCTGATGGTAGTTAAAATATATATTGATACATTGCAGGAAATGCATGGAAAAATGTCAACAAATGCGGACACAATAAACACCTTATTAAATCTGTGATATCCCATGGAAATGAACGCTTGCATGATTTGTAacctgcaattttttttttccttcttttttaatCAATTTTGCACGTTATGACTAGAAGAGGGGTCAACATACATATGTCGGCCAAACAAATTATCCCTTCTATTCTTTTGAAAGCCTTGTCTTTTTTCTGCATATGATCCTCTTCAGAACCTCCGATTTGTttgttttttatatatattatttatttcattgttaTCATCGATGCTCAAGGTCTGGCCAGCGATCTGTTAATGGGGCACAGGTCCAGTGTGTGGGTCACAGTCAAATCCTCTCACTTGAGTTGCTGTATGCTATAAGAGTTTTGAGTAGCACTCTTTACTATTGCCATAGCTTTAGGTGTTGCAGTAAGTGCATAGCCCAAAAGGTGGTGTTAGGGCCAAGGTCATGGATTCGATTCCAGTAGGATGTTGCTTTCTGTGCACCCAGGGAGTTGGGGTGGGTGAGATGGAAGCAGAGGAATGTTGGGTGGGAAGTGGCCAGCAATTTGCCTGTGTGGCAAAGGCTGGATGTTTGGTTAAACTCATAGTTACCACAGTGCACTTGGGCAGATACACTTTTTAGGGGTTTGATTAGCACACTCACTACTATTTGTATGTTATCCTCTATTTTTCACTAGTCCATTTAAACCCTCTTATCCTTAATAATCTAAAACATGCAATATACTCTCTAAGTTCAATGCGTGGAAGGGGTGATCAATAATGATAGTAAAAAAAATGCATGAATAGGGGTCAGTACTAAGGGCACAGTTGAAATTTGAAACAACATTTTGTAACCTGAATTATTGCTTCTTGGATGGAGGATTATATTTTAGTGCTTGAAGTTTGATGGTCAAACACGTTACACATTAAGGGGCTTTGATATCACTTtcaaatattatagaaacaaaaactgaaaaaaaaaaccaaacactAGAAATAGGAACTAAAAATCAGAAACTAGTAAGtctgattaatatttataaagctataacaaattaaaaagttaattaaaaaagctcattttcatctttaaatcaaataaattataagaatatgaataaaataataaaattgaaaaataatatacatttaaaaaatactataataaaaataaaaattattataataatttatttaattgttatactttcaaattttacttgaCAACAAAAAATTTATTGGCCATgatacttgaaaaatagtaagattatattgtagttggctttattattattttttgaaatttatatatattttaattttaattatatttaaattcatatgatcattttttttaattttaattcaacagtgtataaaatgaatgatttaatcgtAAAGAACtatttatggatattaaaattgccaaaacaattgaaagCCATAAAATTTGGCTTTTAGTTTTTTCCCAAACAGCCGAAAACTGACAATTGTAACagaaaactgacaacataaacaaacatatttttataatctatttttacACAGTGCaggaacaaaaatagaaaacataaggggctgtttggtatcattgtaaaAAACTAGGGAAATGAAAACTAGAAACGAATaccaaaaactagaaacaaaaactgaaaactgaaaaccaacaacttgtttggttaacaattatgaaattaatataaataaaaattttgttaaaaatgcttattttcatctttaaatcaaaatattataaaaatatgattaaaagaataaaattacaaataatacacattaaaaaattactataataaaaataaaatttattataattattttacttaattgctttgctttcaaaatttactttacaataaaaaaatttattgaacatgacaattgaaaaatagtgaaaatattttgtaattggttgtattattatttttgaaatttttaatttttcttttaattatatttaaattcatatgatcatttaaattcatattatcatttaatttaaaagtgtatagaATGAATAATTAAATCCAAACaaattatttttggatattaaaatttctggcaacaggttgccaaaacaacgaaaaaccataaaatctggttttcagttttttggaaAAAGCTGAACATCGACAACAGAAACAAAAAATTGACAATAGAAATAAAtacttttttataaattttttttttcattgtggagaaacagaaatagaaaacagaaaacaaTAATGATACTAGACAGACCCTAAAATAACAATGATACTAAACAGGCCCTAAACAAATGATGTCTATAGAAAGCACAAACAACGATATGTTGCAGAATcttattcttgtaaatcttattttgagcatttaatttcagaaaaTATGTCTTTTTGCTTCATCATAGTATgtggaaggccaaagttccccTCTTAAGGTTGAagtttttatttggttggttgttcttaatggagttaacaccaacaatatGTTGCAGAATAGGAGGCCTTCAAAAGGCTTTGTTTTTGGAGGTGTGTTCTTTCTGTTTTGACAATATAGAATatgattctaatatttttctgcAATTTTCTTTTCCTTGGGGAGTTTGGAGTAAGTTGTTTGGTTTATTTGAAGGGAAGTTAGTTTGTATAGAGATGGTTCGACCCCGTTGTGgggtaggggggggggggttggttgCTGTTCTTGTATCTTTATAGGGAGGAAGATGatgataaattattattattattgtttctgGATTTTAGATTCTTCGGGGGGGAGGGGGAGGCGCTTTGTCATAGTATTTGGAATGCCATAACCCCTTCTAAGATTAAGGCTTTTTGTGGCTgattgttcttaatagagttaacaatAGCAATCTGTTATAGAGTAGGAGGCCTTCAAGGGCTTCGTATTTGGGTGTGTTCTTTATGtttgaaagtttaaaattttcttGTATCTTTTTTTTGCATTCTTtctcttggaggatttggaataagtgTTTTGATTTGTTTGGAGAGAATTAGTTTTGTCCTGAATCAGCTATcatcttttttgcattttttttccttggaggatttggaataagttTTTTGATTAGGTTGGGGAGGATTAGGTTTGTCCTGAATCGGTTGAGGATTTGTTGGCTATTTCCTATACAGGTTTCGGTACGAGTAGAGATGATTCGGCTTTGTGGAGGTGCCGGGTTGTTTCTATTGTGTGGGGTATTTGGTTGGACAGGAATGCTCGTATCTTTATGGGGAGGTGGATAACATGTTCT from Malania oleifera isolate guangnan ecotype guangnan chromosome 9, ASM2987363v1, whole genome shotgun sequence carries:
- the LOC131164409 gene encoding AT-rich interactive domain-containing protein 2 is translated as MAGWPILTNGSALDCVEIIRTFRSIGFCLDIDSSVEGGTGNCYDKLRCLFDQILSVFLKEVVRKECIRPSPVMLGDGRAVDLFKLFWDARKRGGYDSVSKNNEWALLLEDCGLDLGVGASVRLIYYKYLFQLDQWLRHYSDKSLGNGQCTYGRSLGVFSLGLKTESRDFLTDGVGCKPKNDKLIRLEPVKIHRSIDDLDTQKSKMHMLALGNMCKMQCGDGKSPNDDDEKICDDSDDVVILEPTVAMKNLSSRKRKRDSLSGMLNWIIQTAKHPTDPPIGMLEDPACKGQGRKEFWAQALLARDALLLKRHVDSNAERSLMQKKLKMHPSMYEDSIVQHRQSREGLRCSKRLPLLEKCHSCSCCKPCSATESASTSPCKAELENSPNEEAPVTVELLATKAIARSFDDDPLRQQVFVGHLFQAEVPEWTGEVFASDSKWLGTRFWPMETQRHDAKNEIDPIGKGRQDTCGCQLPGSVNCIRFHIAEKRMKLKLELHVAFYHLGFGRMGEEVSLSWTLEEEKRFKDMVRLNSLSLDEKWFWDNAFQWFPGKTRENLVSYYFNVFLVRRRSYQNRVNPKNIDSDDESEFGSLGDGFGLEAIEVAGSKSLICSENRQCTDWE